The stretch of DNA TCAATCTTTATTCCACGTTCTTTTGAAATTAAATGAATATCAAAGTCTTTATATTTATTATAGATTTCAGCGCTATCATCTGTTTCGCTGCCTACATTCAATACTGCAAGGGCACAACTTCTAAAAAGTCTATATAAATCACTGTTTGACGACTTCTCTAATTGTTTTACCTCGATTTGAGACAATAAATTCATTCCATCGAGCGGGCTTAATACTATCCGCATAACTACTCCTTTATTTTTTATAACAAACCTTATTACGTCCAGAATGTTTGGCTTCGTATAAGGCTTTGTCCGCTCGGTCAAAAGCGGTATGTACATTGTCAGCCGCTAAAAATGCGGTAAATCCAATAGATATTGTAATATTTAATGGCGTATCTTTAACTTTAAATGGTATTTTTTCAACCGCCATTCGTAATTTTTCTAGTGGTCCTGCCACTTTGTTCGGATCGCTGTTAATCATTATGACAACAAACTCTTCGCCGCCATAACGGGCTAAGAAATCAGTTTTCCGTAAGTTTTTTTGCAATGTGTTAGCCACAATTTTAAGTGTTTTATCACCGACACTGTGCCCGTAGTTGTCGTTTATTTTTTTAAAATGATCAATATCAATAACAGCAATAGTCAAAGGCTGAGGTTGTCTTAACCAACGTTGGTATTCCTCTTGTATACGGTTGTCGTATGCGCCTCTGTTTGGTAAGCCAGTTAAAGTATCTATACCGTTTCTTACCTTTTCTTCCAACCACTTGTTCCTGTAGTAGTCAGTCCGCTGCTCTAATCCGCCTAACTTTGCTTCCATTGCATTTAAAGACTTCTGTAATTTATCAGAACGCTGTTGTTCTATGTCATCTCGCTTTTTAATAGACGTATTTATTACAGAAAGTTTTTTGTCTATTACAACCTGTAGCTCGTTTAACGACGTCGCTGTGCTCGTGCTTTCCGAGAGCTCTTTTATCTGTTTGTCTATTTGTGAGTTAAGTGCCCGTAATTGCTTATCATAACCCTTTGAACTCTTAAGCGACTCAATTAAAGTAGTGTGTACATCTGCTAATGCTTTATTAATATTAACAATTAATGATTGCGTCTGAGTAAACTCTTCACTGAATCGTCCAACGACATCTTCGAAAAAACCAAGGCAAATATCTAACTTTTGTTCATCACTATTAGAAATACGTATTCTATCGCTGAATGAATCAAGGCTGGGCTTAATAACATCCTTTTGAGACAGCTGAACTAAACCAGATATTAACCTCTCTATCATGTTATTACTCAAGCCGGTGGTTTCTGGTTTACTAATTTTGGAATTTGAACCTGGGGCGTTAATAGAAATTAATATTTTAACAAGCTTTGTTATATTTGGCTGTATCTCTGTAAGGATGCTGGAGTCGGTTGCTTTAATTTTATTTAAAACCATTCTTAGGTTGCGGCGCAGGTCGGCGTCCATACCTTTTATCGATTGTAATGATTCGCCAATATCTAACATGTCTTGTTTGATATTACGTAGACACGTGGAAAACTCCGACTCAAACCCTTTTAAGCTCTGATTAACAGAAGTTATGTGTAAACTTAAGTCATCGCCCGTTGAGGTTTGTTTTATAGCTTTTCTTAAACCAGCTAATTTATGATCAAGCTCTTTTTGGTTCCCTTTAAGCAAAGTCCCGAATCGCTCAACAAGTTTAAAGGACTCAGTGAGGTTTTTATCGAGCGAAGCGTTTACATCAAGAAGTTTGGTCACTTCTGAATTTGATTTAGTACTCATATAGTCGCTTGTAATAGGTGAGTTTTAATATTTGGGATATGGAGTAACTATAATTGTAAATAAAAAAAAAAGCCATGTAACATGACTTTTTCTATTGGTCGTACAGCTTATTTGTCTAGATAACTTACTGTAACAAGTATCTTATTTTAACAGATAATAAGGCAACCAGTTCGGCTCTTGTTTGTACTCGTCGTTCATAATGACTCTCCATAAATAGCAATTTAGGCTTATATGTTCAAATAT from Psychrosphaera aestuarii encodes:
- a CDS encoding GGDEF domain-containing protein — translated: MSTKSNSEVTKLLDVNASLDKNLTESFKLVERFGTLLKGNQKELDHKLAGLRKAIKQTSTGDDLSLHITSVNQSLKGFESEFSTCLRNIKQDMLDIGESLQSIKGMDADLRRNLRMVLNKIKATDSSILTEIQPNITKLVKILISINAPGSNSKISKPETTGLSNNMIERLISGLVQLSQKDVIKPSLDSFSDRIRISNSDEQKLDICLGFFEDVVGRFSEEFTQTQSLIVNINKALADVHTTLIESLKSSKGYDKQLRALNSQIDKQIKELSESTSTATSLNELQVVIDKKLSVINTSIKKRDDIEQQRSDKLQKSLNAMEAKLGGLEQRTDYYRNKWLEEKVRNGIDTLTGLPNRGAYDNRIQEEYQRWLRQPQPLTIAVIDIDHFKKINDNYGHSVGDKTLKIVANTLQKNLRKTDFLARYGGEEFVVIMINSDPNKVAGPLEKLRMAVEKIPFKVKDTPLNITISIGFTAFLAADNVHTAFDRADKALYEAKHSGRNKVCYKK